In Zingiber officinale cultivar Zhangliang chromosome 8B, Zo_v1.1, whole genome shotgun sequence, a single genomic region encodes these proteins:
- the LOC122013620 gene encoding uncharacterized protein LOC122013620, which translates to MAQREVAIMKEVLHQYILIKKLHMEIEEERQASATAASEALSMILRLQKEKAEEKMEACQYRRLTEEKLHHAQECSVILEEAMQEKEMEISMLKQQIQLCNSKLLSAGISDLDFAGTETGDDTAPIVSRNISLPPIRTDRQWIHPEEAVDTPDSAASSNFPYRSEPERDAIQVACVYDIFEVPGSDKFNRCASELVETENCLGKEHLTPEETREDGNSEKISKHAYHNRSVSMPMRLVSTPTKGEMTEFISACVDSVDETCDMKNDFETIKCQLKQINCERMMQMEDSERSKEQLKLLRGIYEQLSTIESHMNISKPKSHIDDQLHLASVMEAFLSFAI; encoded by the exons ATGGCACAAAGGGAGGTTGCAATTATGAAGGAAGTGCTTCACCAGTATATCCTCATAAAAAAGCTACACATGGAGATAGAGGAGGAGAGACAAGCTTCAGCAACCGCAGCAAGCGAAGCTTTGTCCATGATCCTAAGACTTCAAAAGGAAAAGGCAGAAGAAAAGATGGAAGCATGCCAATACAGGAGACTCACAGAGGAAAAACTGCACCATGCACAAGAATGCTCAGTAATTCTCGAAGAAGCCATGCAGgagaaggaaatggagatttcaATGCTTAAGCAACAAATCCAGTTATGCAATAGCAAGTTACTGAGTGCAGGTATCAGTGATCTTGATTTTGCAGGCACTGAAACAGGTGATGACACTGCTCCAATTGTGAGTAGGAATATCTCTTTGCCTCCAATAAGAACAGATAGGCAATGGATACACCCTGAAGAAGCTGTGGATACACCAGATTCAGCTGCTAGTAGCAATTTTCCATATAGGAGCGAGCCTGAGAGAGATGCAATTCAAGTGGCTTGTGTTTATGACATATTTGAAGTCCCGGGGAGCGACAAATTCAATCGCTGTGCCAGTGAACTTGTAGAAACTGAGAATTGCCTTGGCAAAGAACACTTGACACCTGAAGAAACAAGAGAAGATGGTAATTCAGAGAAGATATCAAAACATGCATACCATAACAGAAGTGTTTCTATGCCAATGAGGCTGGTTTCCACTCCCACAAAGGGCGAAATGACTGAGTTCATATCGGCTTGTGTCGATTCTGTAGACGAAACCTGTGAcatgaaaaatgattttgaaactaTAAAGTGCCAACTGAAGCAAATCAACTGCGAAAGGATGATGCAAATGGAAGATTCTGAGAGGAGCAAAGAACAGTTGAAGTTGCTGAGAGGCATTTATGAACAGCTTAGCACAATAGAAAGCCACATGAACATTTCTAAGCCCAAGTCTCACATTGACGACCAGCTCCATTTGGCCTCTGTCATGGAG GCATTTCTATCATTTGCAATTTAA
- the LOC122017731 gene encoding UDP-glucuronate 4-epimerase 1-like: MKPRVLEDDLFPSTPGKVKIERTHALNRKLHRCFASTSTLFLWALLLVALTASYLSFRSFVATSSRYLTASWGGHHWERQIRASAAVTRPDGITVLVTGAAGFVGSHVSIALRRRGDGVVGLDNLNAYYDPSLKKARKALLDSHGVFVVEGDVNDARLLAKLFDTVPFTHLMHLAAQAGVRYAIENPASYVHSNVAGLVTLLEACKSADPQPAVVWASSSSVYGLNDKVPFSESHRTDRPASLYAA; this comes from the coding sequence ATGAAGCCGAGGGTTCTCGAGGACGATCTCTTTCCGTCGACGCCGGGGAAGGTGAAGATCGAGCGGACGCACGCGCTGAACCGGAAGCTTCACCGCTGCTTCGCCTCGACAAGCACGCTCTTCCTGTGGGCGCTCCTCCTCGTAGCTCTCACTGCCTCCTACCTCAGTTTCCGGAGCTTCGTCGCCACGTCCTCCCGGTACCTCACCGCTTCCTGGGGAGGCCACCACTGGGAGCGCCAGATCCGCGCTTCCGCCGCCGTGACACGACCAGATGGGATCACTGTCCTCGTCACCGGCGCCGCTGGGTTCGTCGGCTCGCACGTGTCGATCGCTCTCCGCCGCCGTGGCGACGGCGTCGTCGGTCTCGATAACTTAAACGCCTACTACGATCCCTCCCTGAAGAAGGCCCGCAAGGCGCTGCTCGACTCCCACGGAGTATTCGTTGTGGAGGGCGATGTCAACGATGCCCGTCTCCTCGCCAAGCTGTTCGACACCGTGCCCTTCACTCACTTGATGCACCTTGCCGCTCAGGCCGGCGTCCGCTACGCCATTGAGAATCCGGCCTCATACGTGCACAGCAACGTCGCCGGTCTCGTGACACTCCTGGAGGCCTGCAAGTCTGCCGATCCGCAGCCTGCCGTTGTCTGGGCTTCCTCCTCCTCCGTCTACGGCCTCAACGACAAGGTTCCCTTCTCCGAGTCTCACCGAACCGATCGACCGGCCTCCCTCTACGCCGCTTAA